attgtagggtcgcACCGGGGGGGAGGGGTTTGTTATTGTCGGGTcgccccggccccactcaccCGCCCGGCCGCTGCTTCCGGCACCGCCTCCTGGCCCCGCCTCCTCCTCAGCGCGCCCGCCAATTGGCTGCAGCACAAACACAGCCCGCCTCCTTTCCAGCGCTGAGGGGGCGTGGCCGCCGAGAAGAGCCTCGCCCCCGCACTTCGGCTGCAGCGCACAACACGCCACGCCCAGCGGAGAGGGGGCGTGGCGACAAGGAAAGCCGCGCCCCCAGCTATTGGCTGCAAGGTATACACCACGCCCCGTCCAGCGACGAGGGGCGTGGCCAGCGATGAGAGCCCCGCCCCATCCAGTGTTGCAGCGAACACACCACGCCCCCCCCTCCAGCAGAGAGGAGGCGTGGCCGGCAAGGAGAGCCCCGCCCCCTCAATTGGCTGCAGCGCACAACACACCACGCCCCCCAGCCGAGGGGGGCGTGACCGGCGGGGAGAACCCCGCCCCCACCAGGAGGGCAACGCCCagcgggggggggtcggggggggattttggggcacTTTGGGGTGAAGCGGGGGgagaagcgggggaggggggggacagaggcggggggcaccccaaaataaGGGCAAAACCAGCGATTTGAGGCTGTGttctcccccatgccccccccccctcgccccatgTGTGTGTTGTGTCCCCCcccggtgtgtgtgtgtgccccacccccccggtgtctgtccccccccccccggtgtcccctcaCAGCTCGTCCTCGAGGCCATCGTCCTCCTCGGGGAAGTCCCCGGGGGTGACGCTCTGGGGCTTGACGAAGGCGCCGTACTTGGGCTGGCACTCGAAATACCGGCGGCCGCCAACGCTGGGGGGAGCACAAAAAAAgcgcttggggggggggggctcaaaGACACACCCCCCCCACTCCAAAAgaggggacagcttggggacatttggggacactttggggaccCTACCTGCCGTCATGCTTGCCCAGCGGCTCGTCGTAGCGGACGCCCACCCAGTATCCCGGCTTGAAGTCGGTCTGgcctgcggggagggaggggTCAGTGCcttgggggggggtttggggacaaggcggggggggtttggggacatttggggacacgTACCCACGTACATGATGGTGGCCCTTTTGCAGGGCTGTCCCGGCACCCGGACTTGGCAGCGGGCGCCAAGGGGGAGggcggccgccagcgccgcctcCTGCGCCCGGCGCTGCTGCTCCTCGGCCTCCCGGCGCCGCGTCCCCTCCACGTCGTAACGTCCCCAGTTCCGCTGGCGCAGGAAGGAGCGCAGGGActctgcggggacacggggacgcggGTGGCACCGCGGGGAcggcggagcccccggcgcgTGGCGGAGGTCCCCGACAGTCGGTGACGCAGCGGGGACGGGGGACatctcctcgggggggggggggggggggtgacatgGCAGGGATGGTGGCAGTGTCACCATGAGGGACAGGGGATTGTCACCTTAACGGGACAGTGACAGAGTGGGGACAGGGTGAACGTCACCGCAGGGGATAGGGGATTGTCACCTTAACTGGGATGGTGACAGAGCGGGGACAGGGCAAGTGCCACCATGGGGGACAGGGGATTGTCACCTTAACGGGGATGGTGACAGAGTGGGGACAGGGAGAGTGCCACTGTGGGGGACAGGGGATTGTCACAACTGGGGGGACGGTgacacagtggggacagggagggtgCCACCACAGGGGATTGTCACCTCAACGGGACAGTgacacagtggggacagggagagtGCCACCGTGGGGGACAGGGGATTGTCACCTCGACCAAGGGGGTGGTGACAGGGAGAGTGCCACCATGGGGCACAGGCGATTGTCACCTCAACCAGGGGGGTGGTGACACCGTGGGGACAAGGAGAGTATGGGGGACAGGGTATTGTCACTTCAACCAGGGGGATGGTGACACAGTGGGGACAAGGAGAGTGTCACCGTGGGGGACAGGGGATTGTCACCTCAACCGGCACAGTGACACAGTGGAAACGGAGAGGGTGTCaccatggggggacaggggattGTCACCTCAACCAGGACAGTGACACAATGGGAACGGGGAAGGTGTCACCATGGGGGATAGGGGATTGTCACCTCAACCAGGGGGGTGGTGACACCGTGGGGGACAGGGGATTGTCACCTCAACCAAGGGGGTGGTgacacagtggggacagggagagtGCCACCACGGGGGACAGGGGATTGTCACCTCAACTGGGGGGACAGTgacacagtggggacagggagggtgTCACCGTGGGGGACAGGGGATTGTCACCTCAACCGGGACAGTGACACAGTGGGGAGAGGGCAAGTGCCACcgcgggggacacggggtggggaCGCCCCTCAGGGCCGTGGAGCTGacaccggggggccggggcgcgtGGCGGGGACCCACAGACAGAGGGGACGTCCCCAGGGAGGGGGAGGTGGCCCGCGGGGACATCGGCGTCACCTGGTCGCTTCTCGTAGTCGCTCTCGGCCATCTCGTACTTCTCCACCTGCGAGACGTCCTCGTACTCCCCGATGCGCGCCCCGCTCCGGTCGATCACCTGCGGCACCCCGTTACTgtgggggggctccccggggaggtATCGCGGGGGGGGAGGGccccattttggggtgaaaaagggggaaaaagggggtgCGCTAGCACCAGCAGGGATACGGAGCCCGGTTTGGGGTGCGAAAGGGGGTGCAAGCAACACCCAGCGGGACGAGATGTAGGGAAATGGGGTGCAGCGGGGCGGTTTCAGGGTGCAATTTTTGGGGTGAAAAGCGGGGaaatgggggggttgggggagatGGGACCCACGTGCACGCGGCAGCCGTCGGCCACGGGGTAGGAGCCCAGCAGGGCCTCGTCGCAGTCCAGGCGCCCCAGTAGCTCCTCCTCGGCGCTGTACAGCTCCAGGTCCATGCAGGAGGCTGGGCTGCCCACCACCAGCTCCAgtttgcactgggagggggggacAACAAAGAAGGGGGGGTGGTTGGTGGTGGGATCTGGCCCTGATCCTGCTGTAGGAGGGGTTTTGACCCGGTGCCGGTGAGGAggaggggggcccgggggggcccagACCCCGGTGAGGACGACGAGGAggaggggggcccgggggggcccagACCCCGGTGAGGACgacgaggggggggggggggcagggggggc
This is a stretch of genomic DNA from Calonectris borealis chromosome 32, bCalBor7.hap1.2, whole genome shotgun sequence. It encodes these proteins:
- the TBCB gene encoding tubulin-folding cofactor B: MKAAAEPGAGLGPVLGAGSVSLAVSSSLNAFRAHKRYGTGLTIAEFKCKLELVVGSPASCMDLELYSAEEELLGRLDCDEALLGSYPVADGCRVHVIDRSGARIGEYEDVSQVEKYEMAESDYEKRPESLRSFLRQRNWGRYDVEGTRRREAEEQQRRAQEAALAAALPLGARCQVRVPGQPCKRATIMYVGQTDFKPGYWVGVRYDEPLGKHDGSVGGRRYFECQPKYGAFVKPQSVTPGDFPEEDDGLEDEL